A genomic window from Gammaproteobacteria bacterium includes:
- a CDS encoding NAD(P)-binding protein: protein MSRRIAIIGGGVSGLGAAWALSRHPDRFDFRLYEAQARLGGNAITADMPQDDGSSIPFDISVTALIPSVYQHILLVMQQYGIDLIDTRFSYSVRYRGGVYAHDFDSDVRRELQPEIEKFQKLLKRLHWFGRVNNTRSRLLNLLNPFNYVSMGTVLNWGRFSGDFRYKILKPMFVNFLMATNVFDMPASLFSRYLQFFDIEAATPMKTWDQGTRRIYEALSGGFKDKIYLNRPVRKVYRRLSHVLVEDENGETEKFDDVVFACNANQTLMILDAPTYLENSILSSIRYESELHNHTVVHSDASVLPDSDVEALATRSNHIEQYGARPDNYEITYIMHNQQPWAKRSDKPCLVTYNAISPIDESKIVKRWWFQHVVHDVRHIAVLIQLFRFIQGKRRSWHCGAHTLINSQETCFVTGLIAARQLGADYPFEDPEAKKWFNFYGRMQYGWRFRKA, encoded by the coding sequence ATGTCGAGAAGGATTGCCATCATCGGCGGGGGAGTCTCGGGGCTGGGAGCCGCGTGGGCGCTCAGCCGGCATCCCGACCGGTTCGATTTCCGGCTCTACGAAGCGCAGGCCCGGCTGGGCGGCAACGCCATTACCGCCGACATGCCGCAGGACGACGGCAGCTCGATTCCGTTCGACATCTCCGTCACCGCGCTGATCCCCTCCGTTTACCAACACATCCTGCTGGTCATGCAGCAATACGGCATCGACCTGATCGACACCCGGTTCAGCTACAGCGTCAGGTATCGCGGCGGCGTCTATGCGCACGATTTCGACTCCGACGTCCGCCGCGAGCTGCAGCCGGAAATCGAGAAGTTCCAGAAGCTCTTGAAGCGTCTGCACTGGTTCGGCCGGGTCAACAACACCCGGTCCAGGCTGCTCAACCTGCTGAACCCGTTCAACTACGTCAGCATGGGCACGGTGCTCAACTGGGGCCGGTTCTCGGGCGACTTCCGCTACAAGATCCTGAAGCCCATGTTCGTCAACTTCCTGATGGCGACGAACGTGTTCGACATGCCCGCGTCGCTGTTCTCCCGCTACCTGCAGTTCTTCGATATCGAGGCCGCGACGCCGATGAAGACCTGGGACCAGGGCACGCGGCGCATCTACGAGGCGCTTTCAGGCGGATTCAAGGACAAAATTTACCTGAACCGGCCGGTCCGGAAGGTGTACCGGCGCCTCTCGCACGTCCTGGTCGAGGACGAAAACGGCGAGACGGAGAAGTTCGACGACGTGGTCTTCGCCTGTAATGCGAACCAGACGCTGATGATTCTGGACGCCCCGACCTACCTGGAAAACTCGATCCTCTCGTCGATACGTTACGAGAGCGAACTGCACAACCACACCGTCGTGCATTCGGACGCGTCGGTCCTGCCCGACAGCGACGTGGAGGCGCTGGCCACGCGCAGCAACCACATCGAGCAGTACGGCGCGCGCCCCGACAACTACGAAATCACCTACATCATGCACAACCAGCAGCCCTGGGCGAAACGCTCGGACAAGCCCTGCCTGGTGACCTACAACGCGATCAGCCCGATCGACGAAAGCAAGATCGTCAAAAGGTGGTGGTTCCAGCACGTCGTCCACGACGTGCGCCACATCGCCGTTCTGATCCAGTTGTTCCGCTTCATCCAAGGCAAGCGGCGAAGCTGGCACTGCGGCGCCCACACGCTGATCAACAGCCAGGAAACCTGCTTCGTGACCGGCCTGATCGCGGCCAGGCAACTCGGCGCCGACTACCCCTTCGAAGACCCCGAAGCGAAAAAGTGGTTCAACTTCTACGGCCGCATGCAGTACGGCTGGCGGTTCAGGAAAGCCTGA
- a CDS encoding PaaI family thioesterase: MSTLETLARQIFDSQPFTRHLGASLESVGPDSAEIALAITDELTQQHGFAHGGVISYLADNAMAFAGGLALGDDALMAEFKINFVRPAVGGRLIARARTTALSKRQAVCQGKVFAVSGDGGETLCAVAQGTVVAASTEK, translated from the coding sequence ATGAGCACTCTGGAGACGCTCGCCCGGCAGATCTTCGACTCGCAGCCCTTCACCAGGCATTTGGGGGCCTCGCTGGAATCGGTCGGGCCCGACAGCGCGGAAATCGCCCTGGCGATCACCGATGAGCTGACCCAGCAGCACGGCTTCGCCCACGGTGGCGTCATCAGCTACCTGGCCGACAATGCGATGGCCTTCGCGGGCGGCCTTGCGCTCGGCGACGACGCGCTGATGGCGGAATTCAAGATCAACTTCGTCCGGCCCGCCGTGGGCGGCCGGCTGATCGCACGCGCGCGCACGACGGCCCTGAGCAAGCGCCAGGCCGTGTGCCAGGGCAAGGTCTTCGCGGTGTCCGGCGACGGCGGGGAAACGCTTTGCGCGGTTGCCCAGGGCACCGTCGTCGCGGCTTCAACGGAAAAATAG